From Scatophagus argus isolate fScaArg1 chromosome 2, fScaArg1.pri, whole genome shotgun sequence, a single genomic window includes:
- the LOC124050777 gene encoding histone H3.v1-like, translating into MTSEEEEGPGVATSSATAPSAAAISRATTAIARGDSNDAVSSSSPRRPSPYHLPRPEEKEEKEEEIEEEEIVQEERIEKEEEEEECDRNDEDDEDDVSSDTSVLVVPYPELVPVVFFCLKQTTCPRSWCIRMVSNPYPFDTVNDDTGLPSKGLF; encoded by the coding sequence ATGAcgagcgaggaggaggagggcccCGGCGTTGCAACATCATCAGCAACGGCACCGTCAGCGGCAGCGATCTCCAGGGCAACAACAGCCATAGCCAGGGGCGACAGCAATGATGCGGTCAGTTCCTCCTCCCCCCGCAGGCCTTCCCCGTACCACCTCCCACGTCCcgaggaaaaggaggagaaagaggaggaaatagaggaggaggagattgtTCAGGAAGAGAGGattgagaaggaggaggaggaggaggagtgtgacaGAAATGATGAAGACGATGAGGACGATGTTAGCAGTGATACCAGCGTGTTAGTTGTGCCCTACCCTGAGCTGGTACCTGTCGTCTTCTTCTGCCTCAAGCAGACAACATGTCCGCGCAGCTGGTGCATCCGCATGGTCTCCAACCCATATCCTTTTGACACTGTGAACGATGATACAGGATTACCTTCAAAAGGCctgttttaa